One window of Daphnia carinata strain CSIRO-1 chromosome 7, CSIRO_AGI_Dcar_HiC_V3, whole genome shotgun sequence genomic DNA carries:
- the LOC130699370 gene encoding probable phosphoglycerate kinase has product MSLKKVSIDSVPLSGQRVLIRVDFNVPMKNGVITNTQRIVAALDTVKYALEQGAKSVVLMSHLGRPDGHKEDKYSMKPVAPVLKELLNREIIFLEDCVGADVEAACADPAQGSVILLENLRFHVEEEGKGVDAAGNKIKAAKEDVQKFQESLRRLGDVYINDAFGTAHRAHASMLGTGFDVRASGFLLKKELAYFAKALDNPERPFLAILGGAKVADKIQLIGNLLDKVNEMIIGGGMAYTFLKVINGMQIGGSLFDEEGAKIVEDLVAKAKKNGVQLHLPVDFLCADKFAEDAATQAASVESGIPEGWMGLDCGPNTVANFVEPIKRAKTIVWNGPVGVFEFEKFATGTKAVMDAVVLATQNGATTIIGGGDTATCAAKWGTEDKVSHVSTGGGASLELLEGKVLPGVAALSDA; this is encoded by the exons ATGTCGTTGAAGAAAGTAAGCATCGATTCAGTTCCCTTGTCTGGACAGCGTGTTTTGATAAG aGTGGATTTTAATGTTCCGATGAAAAATGGGGTAATCACGAACACCCAGCGCATTGTTGCAGCTCTCGATACTGTCAAATATGCACTTGAGCAAGGAGCAAAGAGTGTTGTTTTGATGTCTCACCTTGGTCGCCCTGATGGCCATAAAGAAGACAAGTATTCAATGAAACCCGTTGCACCAGTTCTGAAGGAATTGCTGAACAG ggaAATTATTTTCCTGGAGGATTGTGTTGGAGCTGATGTTGAAGCTGCTTGTGCTGACCCTGCTCAGGGCTCTGTAATTCTTCTTGAAAACCTTCGCTTCCAtgttgaagaagaaggtaAAGGTGTTGATGCTGCTGGCAACAAA ATCAAGGCTGCCAAAGAGGACGTTCAAAAGTTCCAAGAGTCTCTTCGTCGCTTGGGGGACGTCTACATCAACGATGCTTTTGGCACTGCTCACCGAGCTCACGCTTCTATGCTAGGAACTGGATTTGATGTGAGAGCATCAGGCTTCCTCTTAAAGAAAGAGTTGGCCTACTTTGCGAAAGCTCTGGATAATCCTGAACGCCCATTCCTTGCTATTCTCGGTGGTGCTAAAGTGGCCGATAAAATTCAACTGATCGGCAATTTGCTTGATAAAGTTAATGAAATGATCATTGGCGGTGGTATGGCGTACACTTTCCTGAAAGTTATCAATGGCATGCAG ATCGGCGGTTCGTTGTTTGACGAGGAAGGGGCGAAAATTGTCGAAGATTTGGTAGccaaagcgaaaaaaaatggcgtgcAGCTTCATCTCCCGGTTGACTTCTTGTGTGCTGATAAGTTTGCCGAAGACGCTGCTACCCAGGCGGCTAGTGTCGAATCTGGAATTCCTGAAGGTTGGATGGGATTAGATTGTGGACCAAATACAGTTGCCAACTTCGTAGAGCCAATTAAACGTGCTAAAACGATTGTTTGGAATGG GCCTGTGGGAgtctttgaatttgaaaagtttgCCACCGGTACTAAAGCTGTTATGGATGCAGTTGTTCTTGCAACTCAAAACGGCGCAACAACTATCATTG gaggaggagacACAGCTACTTGCGCTGCCAAATGGGGAACTGAAGATAAGGTAAGCCATGTCTCGACTGGAGGTGGAGCATCGCTAGAATTGTTGGAAGGCAAGGTTCTGCCCGGCGTCGCTGCCCTATCTGATGCTTAA